A DNA window from Setaria viridis chromosome 2, Setaria_viridis_v4.0, whole genome shotgun sequence contains the following coding sequences:
- the LOC117844783 gene encoding bisdemethoxycurcumin synthase, translating to MGSAPAATAGEIRRAQRADGPAAVLAIGTANPPTSMTQDEYPDYYFRVTNSEHLTDLKAKLTRICKKSGIKQRFMHLNEELLAANPDFTDRTLPSLDARVDIASAAVPELAAAAAAKAIAEWGRPATEITHLIFSTYSGARAPSADRRLASLLGLSPAVSRTMLNLHGCYGGGRSLQLAKELAENNRGARVLVACSEITLIAFYGPEGGCPDNILGQALFGDGAGAVIIGADPVGPVERPLFEMAFASQTTIPGTEDDISMEINKGGMEYHISNKVPRLLGCNVERCLIDAFGALGVSAKWNDLFWAIHPGGRAILDHIEGVLGLDDGKLAASRHVLSEFGNMSGTTVIFVLDELRRRRATKQEGVEAPEWGVMMAFGPGITIETMVLHAPASLDEN from the exons ATGGGGAGCGCTCCAGCAGCCACCGCCGGCGAGATCAGGCGTGCGCAGCGCGCCGATGGACCGGCTGCCGTGCTCGCCATTGGCACGGCGAACCCGCCAACGTCCATGACTCAGGACGAGTACCCCGACTACTACTTCCGCGTCACCAACAGCGAGCATCTCACCGACCTCAAGGCCAAGCTCACCAGGATCT GCAAGAAGTCGGGCATCAAGCAGCGCTTCATGCACCTCAACGaggagctcctcgccgccaaCCCGGACTTCACCGACCGCACGCTGCCGTCCCTCGACGCCCGCGTGGACATCGCCTCCGCTGCCGTCCCGGAGctagccgcggccgcggccgccaagGCCATCGCGGAATGGGGACGCCCGGCCACCGAGATCACCCACCTCATCTTCAGCACCTACTCCGGCGCTCGGGCCCCAAGCGCCGACCGCCGGCTCGCGTCGCTCCTGGGCCTCAGCCCCGCGGTCTCCCGAACCATGCTCAACCTCCACGGCTGCTACGGCGGGGGCAGGTCGCTCCAGCTCGCCAAGGAGCTCGCCGAGAACaaccgcggcgcgcgcgtcctCGTGGCGTGCTCCGAGATCACGCTCATCGCCTTCTACGGCCCGGAGGGAGGCTGCCCGGACAACATCCTTGGCCAGGCTCTGTTCggtgacggcgccggcgccgtcatcATCGGCGCCGACCCCGTCGGCCCCGTGGAGCGGCCCCTGTTCGAgatggccttcgcctcgcaGACCACGATACCGGGAACCGAGGATGACATCTCCATGGAGATCAACAAAGGCGGCATGGAATACCACATCTCCAACAAGGTGCCACGGCTGCTTGGGTGCAATGTTGAACGCTGCCTGATCGACGCGTTCGGCGCGCTTGGCGTCAGTGCCAAGTGGAACGACCTTTTCTGGGCCATCCACCCCGGCGGCCGTGCGATCCTGGATCACATCGAGGGAGTGCTCGGCCTGGACGACGGGAAGCTGGCGGCGAGCCGGCACGTGCTGAGCGAGTTCGGCAACATGAGCGGCACGACGGTGATCTTCGTGCTCGATGAGCTGCGTCGTCGTAGGGCGACCAAGCAGGAAGGGGTAGAAGCACCGGAGTGGGGAGTAATGATGGCGTTCGGGCCAGGAATCACAATCGAGACCATGGTGCTGCACGCCCCTGCCAGCCTCGACGAAAATTAG